The following are from one region of the Achromobacter xylosoxidans genome:
- a CDS encoding acyclic terpene utilization AtuA family protein translates to MNEPRKRLRIGVGAGMADDRIGPAMPLLEDCDIDYLVCECLAERTIARETLSRKHDGAHGYNPMLEERMRAFLPACREKGVRLVSNMGAANPAGAAQAALDIGQALGWQDLKCAAVVGDDVADRVRLHPELRLLDRDLPLEAILPQLASANAYLGADVVRDALATGAHVVLTGRVADPSLFLGVALHHHGWSYQDLPKLAAGTIMGHLLECSAQITGGYFADPGKKDVPRLAELAYPYADLYGDGELYIGKPAGSGGRLDRMTCTEQALYEIHDPAAYVTPDCVLSLEGLHFEEQHADRVAVRGIRAAPRTDRYKVVVGYFDGWIGTGEVAYAGVNAIARARLAADTVKERFRLDGGAASEIQVDLIGISSLHGDHPEAVAGHPYEVRLRVSARCPDKKSAHLLGDHVRQLNMQGPYGAGGPVNLGAKEVIAVDALLIPRDWVTPEVITVGA, encoded by the coding sequence ATGAATGAACCGCGCAAGCGGCTGCGCATCGGCGTAGGGGCCGGCATGGCGGACGACCGCATCGGTCCGGCCATGCCGCTGCTGGAAGACTGCGATATCGACTACCTGGTGTGCGAATGCCTGGCCGAACGGACCATCGCGCGCGAAACGCTGTCGCGCAAGCATGACGGCGCTCACGGCTACAACCCGATGCTGGAGGAGCGCATGCGCGCCTTCCTGCCGGCGTGCCGGGAGAAAGGCGTACGGCTGGTGTCCAATATGGGCGCGGCCAACCCGGCCGGCGCCGCGCAGGCCGCGCTGGACATCGGTCAGGCCTTGGGATGGCAGGATCTCAAGTGTGCCGCCGTAGTCGGCGACGACGTGGCCGACCGCGTGCGCCTGCATCCCGAACTGCGCCTGCTGGATCGCGATCTGCCGCTGGAGGCGATCCTGCCGCAACTGGCGTCGGCGAATGCCTACCTGGGCGCCGACGTGGTCCGCGATGCGCTCGCCACCGGCGCGCACGTGGTGTTGACGGGCCGGGTCGCAGATCCCTCGCTGTTTCTGGGCGTGGCCTTGCATCATCACGGCTGGAGCTACCAGGACCTGCCCAAGCTGGCGGCGGGCACCATCATGGGCCATCTGCTGGAGTGCTCGGCGCAGATCACCGGCGGCTACTTCGCCGACCCAGGCAAGAAAGACGTTCCCCGCCTGGCCGAACTGGCTTATCCCTATGCCGATCTTTACGGTGACGGCGAGTTGTACATAGGCAAGCCGGCTGGCTCGGGCGGCCGCCTCGACCGCATGACCTGCACCGAGCAGGCGCTGTACGAAATCCATGATCCCGCGGCCTACGTGACGCCAGACTGCGTACTGAGCCTGGAAGGCCTGCATTTTGAGGAGCAGCACGCGGACCGGGTGGCCGTGCGCGGCATACGCGCCGCGCCGCGGACCGATCGCTACAAGGTCGTGGTCGGCTACTTCGATGGGTGGATAGGCACCGGCGAGGTGGCCTATGCGGGCGTGAACGCGATTGCGCGGGCGCGGTTGGCGGCCGACACGGTGAAAGAGCGGTTCCGGCTTGACGGCGGCGCGGCCAGCGAGATCCAGGTAGACCTGATCGGCATCAGCAGCCTGCATGGCGATCATCCGGAGGCCGTCGCCGGCCACCCCTACGAAGTCCGGTTGCGCGTGTCGGCGCGCTGTCCAGACAAAAAGAGCGCCCACCTGTTGGGGGACCACGTGCGGCAGCTGAACATGCAAGGGCCTTATGGCGCGGGCGGTCCCGTCAACCTGGGCGCCAAGGAAGTCATAGCCGTGGATGCCCTGTTGATTCCGCGCGACTGGGTCACGCCCGAAGTCATTACGGTGGGAGCTTGA
- a CDS encoding SMP-30/gluconolactonase/LRE family protein, which translates to MYPPAEPMGTEVYARLPESLHLTDQASTWLAARHVKMHSFLEGPSFDRSGNLWCVDLAHGRILRVDPAGNFEVVVTYEGEPNGLKIHRDGRIFVADHLHGLMLLDPETRSIRPYLQHVRREGLKGLNDLFFASNGDLYFTDQGESALENPTGRVFRLRADGKTVDLIMDGLAGPNGLVMNKAENVLYVAITHDNAIYALRLEPDGQMKKASRFIQLSGSTAGPDGMALDEAGNLAIVHAQAGTVWLFSPLGEPLYRIRSCAGLRTTNVAFGGEDGRSLFITEAEQGVILRARLPHPGKRMYSHRD; encoded by the coding sequence ATGTACCCTCCCGCTGAACCCATGGGCACCGAGGTCTACGCCCGGCTGCCCGAATCCCTGCACCTGACCGATCAGGCCTCGACCTGGCTCGCCGCGCGCCACGTGAAGATGCACTCTTTTCTGGAGGGGCCTTCTTTCGATCGCTCGGGCAATCTCTGGTGCGTCGATCTGGCGCATGGGCGCATCCTGCGCGTGGATCCGGCGGGCAATTTCGAGGTCGTCGTCACCTACGAAGGCGAACCCAATGGTCTGAAGATCCATCGCGACGGCCGCATCTTCGTCGCTGACCATCTGCATGGCCTGATGCTTCTGGATCCCGAGACCCGCAGCATCCGGCCCTACCTGCAGCATGTGCGGCGGGAAGGCTTGAAGGGCCTGAACGATCTGTTCTTCGCCTCCAACGGCGACCTGTACTTCACCGATCAAGGTGAAAGCGCCTTGGAAAACCCCACCGGCCGCGTGTTCCGCCTGCGCGCCGACGGCAAGACGGTGGACCTCATCATGGATGGTCTGGCGGGCCCCAACGGTCTGGTCATGAACAAGGCCGAGAACGTGCTCTACGTGGCCATCACGCACGACAACGCCATCTACGCGCTGCGGCTGGAACCGGACGGCCAGATGAAGAAAGCCAGCCGTTTCATCCAGCTATCGGGCAGCACGGCCGGGCCGGACGGCATGGCCCTGGATGAGGCCGGCAACCTGGCCATCGTCCACGCACAGGCGGGCACCGTGTGGCTGTTCAGCCCGCTGGGCGAACCCCTTTACCGCATCCGTTCCTGCGCGGGCCTGCGCACCACCAACGTTGCTTTCGGCGGCGAGGACGGGCGTTCCCTGTTCATCACCGAAGCGGAGCAGGGCGTCATTCTGCGCGCCCGGCTGCCGCATCCCGGCAAGCGGATGTACTCGCACAGAGACTGA
- a CDS encoding Bug family tripartite tricarboxylate transporter substrate binding protein → MIPFRLIAGLALSLAAVTGAQAADAYPARPIRLIATFGPGSSIDIIARLVAKPLAEQLGQPVIVENKPGAGGDLATDIVAKSGKDGYTIGFASAGPITVNPNARSKMPYDPLKDLAPVALVATGPNVILVNPSIPVTNLQELIAYIKANPNKVNYASAGVGTSGHIAGELFQHLSKTEILHVPYKGNSDAITDTLGGRTQMVISGVPPILSFVKSGQLRALAVADAKRSPLLPDVPTVAEAGLPGAESVAWYGIVAPAGTPQAILDRLHDEIVKAVNNPETQEKFAGLGIVPSADSRADFGKRMADEYVRFKELFKQINLVMD, encoded by the coding sequence ATGATTCCTTTCCGATTGATCGCCGGCCTGGCCCTGAGCCTGGCCGCCGTCACGGGCGCGCAGGCCGCCGATGCCTACCCCGCGCGCCCCATACGCCTGATCGCCACCTTCGGCCCCGGCAGTTCCATCGACATCATCGCGCGCCTGGTGGCCAAACCCCTGGCCGAGCAGCTGGGCCAGCCGGTGATCGTCGAGAACAAGCCGGGCGCCGGCGGCGACCTGGCCACCGACATCGTCGCCAAGTCCGGCAAGGACGGCTACACCATCGGCTTCGCTTCCGCGGGGCCGATCACGGTCAATCCCAATGCCCGCAGCAAAATGCCCTATGACCCGCTCAAGGATCTGGCGCCGGTAGCCCTGGTGGCCACGGGACCGAACGTCATCCTGGTCAACCCGTCGATTCCGGTGACGAACCTGCAGGAGCTGATTGCCTACATCAAGGCCAATCCGAACAAGGTCAACTACGCCTCGGCTGGCGTCGGGACCAGCGGTCATATCGCCGGCGAGCTGTTCCAGCACCTGTCCAAGACCGAAATCCTGCACGTGCCATACAAGGGCAACAGCGATGCGATCACCGACACCCTGGGCGGGCGCACCCAGATGGTCATCAGCGGCGTGCCGCCCATCCTGTCGTTCGTGAAGTCCGGCCAGTTGCGCGCCCTGGCCGTGGCCGATGCCAAGCGTTCGCCCTTGCTGCCGGACGTCCCCACTGTCGCCGAAGCCGGACTGCCAGGCGCGGAAAGCGTCGCCTGGTACGGCATCGTCGCGCCCGCCGGCACGCCGCAAGCGATCCTGGACCGTCTCCACGATGAGATCGTCAAGGCCGTGAACAACCCGGAAACGCAGGAGAAATTCGCCGGCCTGGGTATCGTTCCTTCAGCGGACAGCCGGGCGGACTTCGGCAAGCGCATGGCGGACGAGTACGTCCGTTTCAAGGAATTGTTCAAGCAGATCAACCTGGTCATGGATTGA
- a CDS encoding LysR family transcriptional regulator: protein MTLTISELEAVLLVAETLNFRMAAERVPISQPALSRRVQAAEQKLGAKLFDRDKHGVALTSAGAELVPIAMRMLSEFRDSLSDLSEFIAGRRGSINIWALPSVASALLPAATRAFQKSHPQVRLNIHAVSARQITQAVSEGNADIGISIEVPDQPASVQFTQLLKENFVLICPIDDPLAQRKRVDWSVFADRPYVASGPASSIRQVTDQILAASGRLPEMNYVSDNISVVGAMVAAGVGIAAVPQLALRLMDTSRLCSVALHSPTASRNIGILLKNQRSLSAAALRFLDTLRRTDPS, encoded by the coding sequence ATGACCCTGACCATTTCCGAACTGGAGGCGGTGCTGTTGGTGGCGGAAACGCTCAACTTCCGCATGGCCGCCGAACGCGTGCCTATTTCCCAGCCGGCGCTCAGCCGGCGCGTGCAGGCGGCGGAACAGAAGCTCGGCGCCAAGCTGTTCGACCGCGACAAGCATGGCGTGGCGCTGACCTCCGCCGGTGCGGAACTGGTACCGATTGCGATGCGGATGCTGTCGGAGTTCCGCGATTCGCTTAGCGATCTGTCCGAATTCATCGCGGGCCGCCGGGGCAGCATCAACATCTGGGCGCTCCCCTCCGTCGCCTCCGCCCTGCTGCCCGCGGCGACGCGCGCCTTCCAGAAGTCGCACCCTCAGGTGCGCCTGAACATCCACGCGGTTTCCGCGCGCCAGATCACGCAAGCCGTATCGGAAGGCAATGCCGACATCGGCATCTCCATCGAGGTTCCCGACCAGCCGGCCAGCGTGCAATTCACGCAACTACTGAAAGAGAACTTCGTGCTGATCTGCCCGATAGACGACCCGCTGGCGCAACGCAAGCGCGTGGATTGGAGCGTTTTCGCCGACAGGCCTTATGTGGCGAGCGGCCCCGCCAGCAGCATCCGCCAAGTCACCGACCAGATTCTGGCCGCCTCCGGCCGGCTGCCGGAAATGAACTACGTGTCCGACAATATTTCTGTCGTGGGCGCAATGGTGGCGGCCGGCGTGGGCATAGCGGCGGTGCCGCAGCTGGCCCTGCGCCTGATGGACACCTCGCGGCTGTGCAGCGTGGCGCTGCACTCGCCCACCGCGTCGCGCAACATCGGCATATTGCTCAAGAACCAACGGTCCCTGTCGGCGGCGGCGCTGCGCTTCCTGGACACTTTGCGGCGGACGGATCCGAGCTAG